From the genome of Papaver somniferum cultivar HN1 chromosome 2, ASM357369v1, whole genome shotgun sequence, one region includes:
- the LOC113348675 gene encoding uncharacterized protein LOC113348675, with protein MAVSSILSVKTVLISVGFLSAAFILNLSLPLVLEFIVNQLPQLWNSMKSWLAPPYLYILINGIILTIAASSRFHHQHGDKITDDQDMEILTTTTAVNKIQANQSLPDFPISSVDDDKEIFVISRNYPVITEPEVLDDFVTDKKNPVVSKLEMEPEKMYGQLEKSNLAEMKSVIDSTFTDGAVNSTSTWTLNRGDSIEMPSEYSDKPPMSSRFGHRKNTKSNNEGGKGLRSVASRKRNDTLESTWKTITEGRSIPLARHLKKSDTWETHNPTSSHVSSSSLSSSSAAPLSSDHQFNQLNKMKKSETFIKDGVGGANTTTTTLRRGNSGKLRKEPSLSQDDLNRRVEAFIKKFNEEMRLQRQESLNQYNEMVKQGLVTKKGE; from the exons atgGCAGTATCAAGTATTCTATCTGTGAAGACTGTGCTTATCTCTGTTGGTTTTCTATCAGCAGCATTCATTTTGAATCTATCACTTCCGTTAGTATTAGAATTCATAGTTAATCAACTTCCTCAACTATGGAACTCTATGAAATCATGGCTCGCACCTCCTTATCTATACATACTAATTAACGGTATTATCCTTACAATTGCTGCTTCTTCGAGGTTTCATCATCAACATGGTGATAAGATCACGGATGATCAGGATATGGAGATTTTAACAACTACAACTGCGGTTAACAAGATTCAAGCGAATCAATCTCTTCCAGATTTCCCAATCTcttctgttgatgatgataaggaaATTTTTGTTATCTCGAGAAATTATCCTGTAATCACAGAGCCGGAGGTTCTTGATGATTTTGTAACGGACAAAAAGAATCCTGTTGTCTCAAAGCTGGAAATGGAACCGGAGAAGATGTACGGGCAACTGGAGAAGAGTAATCTTGCAGAAATGAAGTCGGTAATTGACTCTACATTTACAGATGGGGCTGTAAATTCTACATCCACATGGACACTAAACAGAGGAGATTCGATTGAGATGCCATCGGAATATTCTGATAAACCACCTATGTCTTCAAGATTTGGTCATCGGAAAAACACTAAAAGTAATAACGAAG GTGGCAAAGGATTACGATCAGTGGCGAGCCGGAAGAGGAACGATACCTTAGAGAGTACATGGAAGACGATAACAGAAGGGAGATCAATTCCATTAGCCAGGCATCTCAAGAAATCTGATACGTGGGAAACTCACAACCCTACTTCTTCACACGTGTCATCGTCATCGTTATCTTCTTCCTCAGCAGCACCATTATCGTCTGATCATCAATTTAATCAgctcaataagatgaagaaatcTGAAACGTTTATCAAAGATGGTGTTGGTGGTGCAAATACGACTACTACTACATTGCGTCGTGGTAATTCTGGGAAGTTGAGAAAAGAACCGTCGCTGAGTCAGGACGATTTGAATCGACGAGTTGAAGCGTTCATTAAGAAGTTTAATGAAGAAATGAGGTTACAGAGACAGGAGTCTTTGAATCAGTACAATGAAATGGTTAAACAAGGATTGGTCACTAAAAAGGGAGAGTGA